ATTCGATATCTTGGTGAACCATTCTGTTTGGCGCGCCGTTGAGCATAGGAAGCAATTTGATGGACCAGATAAAACAGAGACCAGAGTGAACCGGTCCCAAGATGAACCCATAGAAGGATCTTGCGGAAATCAGAAACAACCACCTGAAGCAGGTAACCGGAGATCACCATCGCGGCAAACAAAGGAATCAGAACCAGCCCGGTTTTTCGCGCGCTGCGCGCTCCCGCTGAAATCTTAAACAAAATGTGGCTGTGAAGGACCATGCCAAAACCGAGCATCAAGAGTGGCGCTACTAATATGTGAGTAGAAAGAAAGTGAGGCTCCCACGGATGATTGACTACACTGAACGGATCATCCGGTTTCATCAGGTAATGCATCCAGGCATACCCGAGACCGGTGACGGTAAGCACGATCGTTGAAAGATGAAGGAGCCAGGACTCCAACCTGTTCACTTCGAGCTTTTCCCCTTACGCTGCAAAAGCGCATCGATCGCCAGCACACGGCGGACAGCCTCCGTCGTTGCTTTGGCCGTTAGAGTGGCGCCGGTAACTGCATGAATATCACGCTCCAGTTTCAGGTTCTCACCGAGCGCTTTTCCTTCAAACTGCTGGTACCAGCGCTCCGAAGGCAGGTACTCCGGGGGTTCCAGGAAAGCAACCACCTCAACCCGCTTCAACGTTCCATCGGGATGAAGGATCACAAGAAGAGACTCCTTTTTTGTGCGAACCGTATGCGTGTCCAGGTATGCCCGGCCAATCTCCTTGCCATTTTGCAGTGCACGATAACTTGCTACTAATACAGTAGAAATTATCGTGCCCGAAACTTTTTCTACTTCTTGCTTTTCCGGATCGGTCAAGAAAATCACCTGGGAACGGATCTCCGCTCCGGGAAACGCTGCTTTCAGCGCTTCTTCTCTACCGATTGTTTTCGCAAAAACTGCGTTTGCGAAAAGAACAATCAAGAGTGCAATTGTTTTCATCTAGAAGCTATAGCCTAACAATATGCTGAACTGATCGACTCCGGTATTTGCTTTGTTATCAAACGCAATGTAATCCGCTTTCACTACGATATTCGAGATCGGTTTGTACTCCAACCCAACCGTCCACAGGGATTGGTCGCGGGCAGGATTCCTCAGGAAGCCGGAAGGGACCTCCGATTGTGTGTCCACAGACTCATAACGAATGTACGGAGTCAGAGAATGCTCACCTTTCCCGGCCAGTATGTTATAGCCGGCTTCTATGTAGCCACCGTTCATCGATTCGCCGACAGAGGAAGAACCGGTGAGTCCCAGAAAATCATTCAACTCGTCGACATCATCCAGTGAAGCATGCGCGAACAGGCCGCGTACCTGAAGTCCATGCCTTTTGAATTCACCATGGAATTCTCTAATCCGAGTCGGGACGTC
The window above is part of the bacterium genome. Proteins encoded here:
- a CDS encoding FMN-binding protein, which codes for MKTIALLIVLFANAVFAKTIGREEALKAAFPGAEIRSQVIFLTDPEKQEVEKVSGTIISTVLVASYRALQNGKEIGRAYLDTHTVRTKKESLLVILHPDGTLKRVEVVAFLEPPEYLPSERWYQQFEGKALGENLKLERDIHAVTGATLTAKATTEAVRRVLAIDALLQRKGKSSK